In Muribaculum gordoncarteri, the genomic window CAGTGTCTTTACCACGTTGTCGTATGAAACGCCGAGTGTGCGGAAAAGTGAGTTGAACGACGACAGCTTGTCGATGAACACACGGGTGTTCTCGTCAATGGTATAGACCTTAAAAGGCTTCTGAAATATGAAATTCTTAATGAACGCGCCCTTGCTTTCAAGACCGGAACGGTCGAACATGGCGAGGAAGCGGGCGTTTTCCTCGGCATTGAACCGCACTACATAGCGGTTTACAGACGGGTCTGTCTTGGGGCGATGGCCCCCTTTGCCTGAAATCTGAGTCATAATTATGTGGATTAAGTGGAGGTATCGCATAGCGACATGACAGGCCAACGCAGTTTCACCGTATGGATTTACGACTTTGGAGTAAATCTTCCCCATGTTCACATGGCAAGTGTTTTCCGTGGCACGAACTTCGATTCGTGTGCCGGGAAACATAACTTGTCGTTATATATAGTGATTATCTTTCTGATATTTAAGAGCATAGTCCTATTGCTTTGTACGAAATATGTACGATTTAGATAAAATGGGGATAACGAACGAAAGGGATTTGGGAATTTTTAGCAGTTGTTAGGGATTATTATTTGCGGTTGATTTCGTCTTTTGATGGCCTGAATAGGTCGATTGATGTGTCATATTATTACATGGACTGGGGAAAAGAAACAGAATTGTGAGGTTCGGATGCAGATTTTTCTTTTGCCCCGCCATTCTATGTATGTGCGTTGGAACGTGAGTATAGTTAAGTATGGATGTATATACATAGACCTATATTATAATCCCACTTTGGGCTTAAAATATTCACCGGACAGCAAATGGAAGATTACAAATTTACTTTCATATTCTGTGGCAAGTCCTCAGAAATACAGTCCTGTATGGCAGTATTCTCAAAGATTTTTTGTAACTTTGCATCGCAATACCTGTACGCGGAAGCCCGATAAGGTTGGCTCAGGTGCAAGTCTGAGCTACTGAAGGGTAATGCGGGCGGGGTTGTTGACATATTTTAATAGAGCGTCTTTGTGCGCTTTGTTCTTGACTCTGAGAAACTTTCCACAATCTCAATTCCAGTCAAAGACAAAGGCAACTAAGTCGCTCACGGATGGTAATAGTCCGCCATGTGTCATTTTGATACATGGTATTACTATATACCTATACGTGGGCTTCTGCGTTGCTCGTCTCGACTGGATAGGCACGTGGAAAGGCCGCTCGGAGTGGGACGAGCAAGGAAAGTGGATCCCACGTTTCTGTTTCTATATGCCATGACATTGTAAACCAATCAACCGAATAGGGATTCTTCGGGCGGACGATACACCGAAGATGAAATTAAAAAACAAGATAATATCTTATAGCGCAATCTCATGTTTGATGTTTTGCGTTGGAGTGTTTATGCAAAGTTGCGGCTCCAATGTGAACACTAATATGAATGAGCATTTCACTGAAGATGGATTCCTAATTACAGATAGTCTTGACACAAATTTCAACCGGGCGATGCCCTCGTCCGTTAAATTCTATGTTGAGGTTTCTGGGAGCATGAATGGATTTTTCAGAGCAAATAAGCCAACGCAGTTCAAATCCGATGTTTGGAATGTGTTGAATTCTTTTTCATCTCTTGCTCCTAATGTTTCGATTCTAACAAATGATGGCTCTCAAGGTGCAACACTTCTATTAGGAGACTTCAGAACCAATATGAACACAGGTGCTTTTATATCATCGGCCTCTACAAAAGTTCCCCTAATGCTTCAAACCATTATTGAGAATCTGAACACTGATGCGGGCGAGGTCGCTGTACTTATATCAGATATGAAATATAGTCCGGTTGGAGCAGCTGCCCCTTCTGTCTTAATGTCTCAATACACAACGGACATAAATGGTATCATTGGCAGATTTGGCAAGGCAATAAGTATTATTGGTGCCACTTCTGATTATTTAGATAAAGGCGGCAACGAGGTTTGCAAGAGATCTCCTTATTATTTCGTTATCCTCGGAGAACAAGAAAATGTTGCGGAGATAAGAAACTATATATCGTTGTTGCTTAAGAAAAAGGGGCATTTGGTTGATAATATTGAGAGTGGTTTTAATTACGGACACCCGGATTATTCATTCGGAATTTCCAACAAATGTTACCAATTCGAGAACGAACCTACATTTATCGGTTATGAAGAAGCCGATGATGTTGATACTTGCACAATAAAGCTAAAAGTTCCCCTTGAAAATTATCGTTGGCTAATGGCTGATGAAAATATTTTTCGGGATGCGCTTAAAGTAAGGTCTCTATACGGCTCCACCGTAAATATTGGAAAAATTGATATTGATGTCAAAGATGTAACCGGCTCTGACAAACAACTTAACCGTGAAGCAACTGCTACTATTGATTTGAAGATTTTCAATATGCCAACTGATTCGGAAGTAATTGAATGGAATCTCGAGTTACCCATTACAAATTACGCATTATTTAATGAATTCTTTGATGAGGCTGATGACGAGAATGACCCGAATAAATCATACTCTGTATTAGACTTTCTAACAGGAATTTTTCAAGGAGGAGTTGTAACACACGATATGAAACCGAACTATATACTCGTATCTAAAAACGATTAAAGTATGAAACTACTACCATTATATAAGTGGATTGTCGGCTCGCAAAACGATTTCACAAGACAGTTCCAAAATAATGACCAACTATTCAATCAAGCAAGGTCCTTTTGGAATAAGCTTGATGGATCAATGTGGATTGTGATTATTTGTATGCTCGTGTTAGGTATTGGTGTTGCAGCCTATTACTATACTTCATACAACAATGCTCCGGGACGACATTATAAACCTATAAAGTGGATTTATTTCTTAATAGCTACTTTCTTTTTAACATTGCTTTTCACATATGGTATTGAGTACCTTGTGTGTGAACCCAAATTAAACGGTTCTTCCACATTAGAATTTATGGTTGCCATCGGAAATGCACTATATGCCTGTATAGTTTATTTCATAACTTCTGTGATATGGTGTAATGCATTGCCAACTAACGCATATCGTCTCTTCAAATTCTAAATGACATGAAAAAGGTATTTGTTTTTTGCATAGGCGGAACAGGAATAAGGGTGATGAAAAGTATCACTATGCTTATGGCCGGAGGCATGGACACAAACGGATACGTTGTGGTTCCTATCATTCTTGATCCTCATCTTGATTTGGAAGAGAAGAAGAATCTTCATTCTTTAATTGCCGAATATCAAGAGATATATCGTCGTTCGATAAATAATGGCAATCAGACATTAAATCCTTTGTCTGGATTCTTTGGCTCGGACATTCGTACAATAGACGATTTGAATAACCAGACAAATGACACTCAGGAAACTGCCGGTAGTAAAGAGAAATTCAGATCATATATTGAGCTTGCCAATCTTGGGACAACCGACATCAATAATTTTTTAGTTGAGACCTTGTTTTCAACTAAAAATCTAAATAACCCCTTATCTGTCGGATTTAAAGGCAATCCTAATGTTGGTACTGTTGTCCTCGGCGAGATGATTGAGGGTGCTGAATGGTTCAAGTCGTTCAAACAACACTGTGAAAAAGATGACCGTGTGTTCATTATCAGTTCAATCTTTGGAGGAACTGGAGCATCTGGTTACCCCCTCCTTGAAAAGAAAATCCGTCTTTCTGAAAATGAACCCGCAGTTAAAAACGCTCTTATGGGGGCTGTTACTGTCCTGCCTTATTATGGGCTTAAGGATCCAGCGACTACTGGCAGTGACATTGATTCTGCGAACTTCTATACCAAGACCAAAGCGGCATTGGCATACTATCATGGGACAGTAAAAGCAGACTATCTATACTATGTAGGAGAAACGAGCCTTAAGCAAGTGTACGAAAATGATGAGAAGAAGCAAGATGACAAGGCAAATTTCATTGAACTTGTAGCAGCATCTGCTCTTTTCGATTTCCTGAAAAGAGGTGAGCCAACACGTCAACAGTTCCTTTCAAGAGCAATTGACGATGATAAAGAATCCTTGGATTTAGTCTCAATGGGGGCTGGTTATAAGGAACTAATCAAAAGTGTGGCTGATTTTATGCTCCTTAGATTACTTGTAGAGGAACTTCCGGAAGAAAGTTTCTTCCCGTTGAGTAAGAATAGAGGATTCAACTCATCATTCTATGGAGATTCCGCTTTCCAATCATTATTACGTTTTTGCAACGGTTATTATAATTGGTATTTGGAACTTGCACAAAACAAAAGAGCTTTCGCTCCTATCAATTTTGACAACCCAAAGAAAATGAGCGGATGGATAAAGACAATTGAGCTTGATGCCAAAGATGATTCTTATTATTTGCTTGAGATGACAAAAGTTAGTAATAAGAACAAGTCCAAGGACCATGAGAACAAATTCAGATTCTTTCTGCAATTTGCCTATGATGCCATAGATAAATACACCAAGAAGATTTACAAATAGAATATGTCAAGAATAGACCTAAACATAAT contains:
- the mobA gene encoding conjugal transfer protein MobA, which produces MTQISGKGGHRPKTDPSVNRYVVRFNAEENARFLAMFDRSGLESKGAFIKNFIFQKPFKVYTIDENTRVFIDKLSSFNSLFRTLGVSYDNVVKTLRENFTEKKAMSALYKLEKLTIELVKVNSEIVALAQKFDEQWSLKSR
- a CDS encoding FtsZ/tubulin family protein, with the translated sequence MKKVFVFCIGGTGIRVMKSITMLMAGGMDTNGYVVVPIILDPHLDLEEKKNLHSLIAEYQEIYRRSINNGNQTLNPLSGFFGSDIRTIDDLNNQTNDTQETAGSKEKFRSYIELANLGTTDINNFLVETLFSTKNLNNPLSVGFKGNPNVGTVVLGEMIEGAEWFKSFKQHCEKDDRVFIISSIFGGTGASGYPLLEKKIRLSENEPAVKNALMGAVTVLPYYGLKDPATTGSDIDSANFYTKTKAALAYYHGTVKADYLYYVGETSLKQVYENDEKKQDDKANFIELVAASALFDFLKRGEPTRQQFLSRAIDDDKESLDLVSMGAGYKELIKSVADFMLLRLLVEELPEESFFPLSKNRGFNSSFYGDSAFQSLLRFCNGYYNWYLELAQNKRAFAPINFDNPKKMSGWIKTIELDAKDDSYYLLEMTKVSNKNKSKDHENKFRFFLQFAYDAIDKYTKKIYK